One Cryptomeria japonica chromosome 9, Sugi_1.0, whole genome shotgun sequence genomic window carries:
- the LOC131858341 gene encoding uncharacterized protein LOC131858341 — translation MHCTSAKEIWDKFQRIYEADVKVAKLQNFQGWFEGLKMKEEEKILDYLQRVDEIVNAIRGIGEYVSDEVIVKKVLRSLTTKYDIKVSAIEEAKDLKIFSMDELFGSLSSYKMRTISVEETKREVVFTFEKKGKEVASSVDDEESDVVEANFVRKLKKGLGKYRGKLHFKFFDYGKIGHFVAKCPYKKEDKNEGNVKDTDKKFYKPRRNLQKKKVLYTFDSGVSNDESESAKDSNEDEKQTNLFMAQEVLNEDQSGAQSENQNDSEEEDADVG, via the coding sequence ATGCACTGCACTTCTGCAAAAGAAATATGGGACAAGTTTCAAAGAATCTATGAAGCAGACGTAAAGGTAGCCAAACTGCAAAATTTTCAAGGTTGGTTTGAAGGACTGAAGATGAAGGAGGAAGAAAAGATTCTTGATTACCTTCAGAGAGTGGATGAAATAGTTAATGCTATAAGGGGAATAGGAGAGTATGTTTCAGATGAAGTTATAGTCAAGAAAGTGTTGAGATCATTGACAACAAAGTATGACATAAAAGTGTCTgctattgaagaagctaaagatcTGAAAATTTTCtccatggatgaactatttggttcaTTATCATCCTATAAAATGAGGACTATAAGTGTTGAAGAAACAAAGAGAGAAGTTGTCTTCACCTttgagaagaaaggaaaagaagttgCAAGTAGTGTAGATGATGAAGAATCAGATGTTGTCGAAGCCAACTTTGTAAGGAAATTAAAGAAAGGATTaggtaagtatagaggaaaacTTCACTTCAAATTTTTTGACTATGGAAAAATAGGACACTTTGTTGCTAAGTGTCCATATAAGAAGGAAGATAAGAATGAGGGTAATGTCAAGGATACAGACAAAAAGTTTTATAAACCTAGAAGGAATTTACAAAAGAAGAAAGTTCTTTACACTTTTGATAGTGGTGTCTCTAATGATGAAAGTGAGTCAGCTAAGGACTCCAATGAAGATGAAAAACAAactaatctcttcatggcacaagaggtCCTTAATGAGGATCAGAGTGGTGCTCAATCTGAAAATCAAAATGACAGTGAGGAAGAGGATGCAGATGTCGGTTGA
- the LOC131044596 gene encoding BTB/POZ domain-containing protein At2g30600 isoform X2, with product MVVLGEMQEQQRSNIESFNWLVIVPPFACQWLVEEEFKFREAGRGCIAFEAYADNDITLVFKEQAGSEHYHYRRDNTPNYTIVLGSHRNRRLKIEVDGVSVVDMVGIGLCSASGFESYWISIYDGLITIGKGGDPGHNVMFQWLDKQPKSKVQYVGLSSWDKHVGYRNIRLLPSPDIKSEQKELGEEEGFGRFLESWDLADLRIVVGPEGRIVPAHKVVLAFCCGGLVMEEGVIILPSVEYPTLHALLQYLYPGRTQVSESQLEALRKLSEEFGVESLVVQCQQMKDAFKNTSFREDHKLEILNSNVVNFLRNHLAFSADIPIDVQKLKHFFQTGDYSDVDIYIEGHGLVTRAHKLVLSVWSAPFAKMFTNGMSESNCSEVCLGDVSPEALLAMLEFMYSGQLNFDEKQDMGSVLLPLVLLADQFGVYPLREECCEYLLESLSEDSVCPILQVVSSMAGCRPLEESCEEYFSKHFDYCTNASTGFRMLEEASFMRIIQHPDLVVTSEERVLDAVLTWGSQEDSHCGWETINEHLGVCTSATMFGQKLQPLDGLLPLVRFPLMPLGLLQKLEQSNLSKQIPVFEELITEALLYLKSDSVDLTNEQKQQSKALEINKQSRLSTCMRFHHRPTSFKELLYICDGDRNGVIYYAGTSYGEHTWMNPVLTKNISVTASSPMSRFTDAKALASRKYQATSFAGPQLEDGKLCAWWKVDLEKGHKVCNYSSHVQLLHTKTGWLNGLYSIMEFAGFIGWEALDRFATTYK from the exons ATGGTTGTCCTTGGGGAAATGCAGGAGCAGCAGAGAAGTAACATTGAGAGCTTCAATTGGCTGGTGATCGTGCCTCCCTTTGCCTGCCAGTGGCTGGTGGAAGAGGAGTTCAAGTTCAGAGAGGCGGGGAGGGGCTGTATAGCCTTTGAGGCCTACGCAGACAACGACATAACACTGGTTTTCAAGGAACAGGCTGGCAGCGAACATTACCATTACAGGCGTGACAACACACCCAATTACACGATTGTTCTTGGGAGCCATCGGAACAGGCGGTTAAAGATAGAAGTCGATGGGGTCAGTGTTGTGGATATGGTAGGAATAGGCCTTTGTTCTGCCTCGGGGTTCGAAAGCTATTGGATCAGTATCTATGATGGTTTGATTACTATTGGTAAAGGTGGGGATCCTGGGCACAATGTGATGTTTCAATGGTTAGATAAGCAGCCCAAGTCTAAGGTGCAATATGTGGGGCTTAGCAGCTGGGACAAGCATGTTGGGTATAGAAATATTAGGTTGCTGCCCTCTCCTGACATTAAGTCTGAACAGAAAGAGTTAGGAGAGGAGGAGGGCTTTGGACGGTTTCTGGAGAGTTGGGATTTGGCAGATTTGAGAATTGTGGTGGGACCTGAAGGGAGAATTGTGCCTGCACACAAGGTGGTTTTGGCCTTCTGTTGTGGTGGGCTTGTGATGGAGGAGGGGGTCATTATATTGCCTTCTGTGGAGTATCCAACTCTACATGCCTTGCTTCAGTATCTGTACCCTGGGCGAACACAA GTTTCCGAGTCACAGCTAGAAGCACTGAGAAAACTGAGTGAAGAGTTTGGTGTTGAATCCCTAGTCGTTCAATGCCAACAAATGAAGGATGCATTTAAGAATACATCATTTAGGGAGGATCATAAACTAGAAATCCTAAACTCCAATGTGGTCAATTTTTTGAGAAATCATCTGGCTTTCTCAGCTGACATACCAATTGATGTGCAGAAGTTGAAGCATTTCTTTCAAACTGGTGATTACAGTGATGTTGATATTTATATAGAGGGCCATGGTCTTGTTACCCGAGCACACAAGCTTGTTTTGAGTGTTTGGAGTGCTCCTTTTGCTAAG ATGTTCACAAATGGGATGAGTGAAAGCAACTGCTCAGAAGTCTGCTTAGGGGATGTCTCCCCTGAAGCACTTTTAGCTATGTTGGAATTCATGTACAGTGGGCAACTAAACTTTGATGAAAAACAGGACATGGGATCTGTATTGCTCCCACTTGTATTGCTGGCAGATCAGTTTGGGGTTTACCCACTTCGAGAAGAATGCTGTGAATATTTGCTCGAGTCTCTATCAGAG GATTCGGTATGTCCAATTCTGCAGGTGGTTTCCTCAATGGCAGGATGCAGGCCACTCGAAGAATCTTGTGAAGAATACTTTTCCAAACATTTTGATTACTGTACTAATGCCAGCACAGGTTTTAGAATGTTAGAAGAGGCTTCATTTATGAGAATAATTCAG CACCCTGATTTGGTAGTGACATCCGAAGAAAGGGTTCTGGATGCTGTTCTTACATGGGGATCACAAGAAGATAGCCATTGTGGTTGGGAGACAATAAATGAGCATCTAGGGGTGTGCACTTCTGCCACTATGTTTGGACAGAAGTTACAGCCTCTGGATGGTTTGCTTCCCCTAGTTCGCTTCCCTTTAATGCCGCTTGGTTTGCTTCAAAAG CTGGAGCAAAGCAACCTAAGCAAGCAAATACCAGTTTTCGAGGAGCTA ATAACAGAAGCACTTCTGTACCTTAAATCTGATTCAGTTGACCTAACAAATGAGCAAAA GCAACAGTCTAAGGCGTTGGAGATAAATAAGCAAAGCCGGTTGAGTACTTGTATGAGATTTCATCACAGACCAACAAGTTTTAAAGAGCTCTTGTATATATGTGATGGTGATCGTAATGGTGTAATTTATTATGCTGGTACTTCATATGGTGAACACACATGGATGAATCCTGTTCTTACAAAG AATATTTCTGTGACTGCAAGTAGCCCTATGTCACGATTCACTGATGCCAAAGCACTGGCTTCACGAAAATACCAG GCTACATCCTTTGCTGGACCTCAACTTGAAGATGGGAAGTTGTGTGCATGGTGGAAAGTTGACTTAGAGAAAGGCCACAAGGTTTGCAACTATTCTT